A single Ischnura elegans chromosome 13 unlocalized genomic scaffold, ioIscEleg1.1 SUPER_13_unloc_4, whole genome shotgun sequence DNA region contains:
- the LOC124173198 gene encoding uncharacterized protein LOC124173198 isoform X1: MASNISASSAEQFVEERLLVGLLTGPLLQHKELLDILEDVDVRHARQRTLLHVGVGLGKTDWVEELLARGADTDITDDSQQNALSSAEEMVQKYPDDVERSKVLQLVTLVHRRDQVIRRRLQASSSRSTDHATPVAIPECDIASLKSSVDSLRREMKSLVNQLSSSLEELKDQVCGRDALMRCLEGAVTSTAEDVTLIKCVLIGEASLSQPTSDPTRARQECVDAMMRKTRIMYGNGVDGMRRLYERLYDEDECTACIIKFLSRDYRLKVMVDFESKYIGRMKEKVVRLDGSQGNGSGIASFCDFESETVYLGAEDCSGDWENAVCRRLAWALSQLSLKLVFDNEGRPYSKGDVEREREWMRALEELEERRKRVGGLDFNIDYALLGKTLKAKVCWLAAAVPWIIALYGSTRGRDMLQKNYHLLLSLYSNNVIGTLLASAKVGPTSIYYSFFFTSWSSLKH; encoded by the coding sequence ATGGCAAGCAACATTTCTGCTAGCAGTGCTGAGCAGtttgttgaggagaggcttcTTGTTGGATTATTAACTGGTCCTTTGCTTCAGCATAAAGAGCTGCTGGACATTTTAGAAGATGTGGATGTACGGCACGCGCGGCAAAGAACACTCTTGCACGTTGGGGTGGGACTTGGAAAAACTGACTGGGTGGAGGAGTTATTAGCAAGAGGAGCCGACACTGACATTACAGATGACagtcaacagaatgcattgtcttcggctgaggagatggtgcAGAAGTACCCTGATGACGTAGAACGCTCAAAAGTGCTGCAGTTGGTGACGTTGGTTCACAGGAGAGACCAAGTTATTAGGCGTCGTCTCCAAGCATCTTCGAGTAGGAGCACTGATCATGCAACACCCGTGGCTATCCCAGaatgtgatattgcatctctcaagtcctccgtggactcattgaggcgagagatgaaatctcttgtaAATCAGTTGAGCTCATCGTTGGAGGAACTCAAGGATCAAGTGTGTGGACGTGATGCACTGATGCGCTGTCTGGAAGGAGCAGTGACGTCAACAGCGGAGGATGTGACGTTGATCAAGTGTGTTCTTATTGGGGAGGCATCTTTAAGTCAACCTACATCCGATCCGACCAGAGCAAGGCAGGAGTGTGTGGACGCCATGATGAGAAAGACTAGAATAATGTATGGAAATGGAGTTGATGGAATGCgtagattgtatgagagactgtatgatgaAGATGAGTGCACTGCttgtattattaagtttttaagtcGGGATTATCGGCTGAAGGTGATGGTGGACTTTGAATCTAAGtacattggaaggatgaaggagaaggttgtgCGATTAGATGGGTCTCAGGGGAATGGGAGTGGAATTGCTagtttttgtgattttgagagtgagactGTATATTTGGGTGCAGAGGATTGTTCTGGTGATTGGGAGAATGCTGTATGTCGTAGGTTAGCATGGGCCCTCTCACAATTAtccctaaaattagtttttgataatgaggggaggccatatagcaagggagatgtggaacgagagcgagagtggatgagggctctagaggagttggaggagaggaggaagagggtaGGGGGATTAGATTTTAATATCGATTATGCATTGCTTGGGAAGACACTGAAGGCAAAGGTATGTTGGCTGGCGGCAGCTGTCCCTTGGATTATCGCTTTGTATGGATCCACAAGAGGAAGAGACATGCTGCAGAAGAATTAccatctcctcctctctctctattctaACAATGTGATAGGAACACTTCTAGCCAGTGCAAAGGTGGGTCCTACGTCTATTTATTACAGTTTCTTCTTTACATCATGGTCttcattaaaacattga
- the LOC124173198 gene encoding uncharacterized protein LOC124173198 isoform X2, with the protein MASNISASSAEQFVEERLLVGLLTGPLLQHKELLDILEDVDVRHARQRTLLHVGVGLGKTDWVEELLARGADTDITDDSQQNALSSAEEMVQKYPDDVERSKVLQLVTLVHRRDQVIRRRLQASSSRSTDHATPVAIPECDIASLKSSVDSLRREMKSLVNQLSSSLEELKDQVCGRDALMRCLEGAVTSTAEDVTLIKCVLIGEASLSQPTSDPTRARQECVDAMMRKTRIMYGNGVDGMRRLYERLYDEDECTACIIKFLSRDYRLKVMVDFESKYIGRMKEKVVRLDGSQGNGSGIASFCDFESETVYLGAEDCSGDWENAVCRRLAWALSQLSLKLVFDNEGRPYSKGDVEREREWMRALEELEERRKRVGGLDFNIDYALLGKTLKAKVCWLAAAVPWIIALYGSTRGRDMLQKNYHLLLSLYSNNVIGTLLASAKR; encoded by the coding sequence ATGGCAAGCAACATTTCTGCTAGCAGTGCTGAGCAGtttgttgaggagaggcttcTTGTTGGATTATTAACTGGTCCTTTGCTTCAGCATAAAGAGCTGCTGGACATTTTAGAAGATGTGGATGTACGGCACGCGCGGCAAAGAACACTCTTGCACGTTGGGGTGGGACTTGGAAAAACTGACTGGGTGGAGGAGTTATTAGCAAGAGGAGCCGACACTGACATTACAGATGACagtcaacagaatgcattgtcttcggctgaggagatggtgcAGAAGTACCCTGATGACGTAGAACGCTCAAAAGTGCTGCAGTTGGTGACGTTGGTTCACAGGAGAGACCAAGTTATTAGGCGTCGTCTCCAAGCATCTTCGAGTAGGAGCACTGATCATGCAACACCCGTGGCTATCCCAGaatgtgatattgcatctctcaagtcctccgtggactcattgaggcgagagatgaaatctcttgtaAATCAGTTGAGCTCATCGTTGGAGGAACTCAAGGATCAAGTGTGTGGACGTGATGCACTGATGCGCTGTCTGGAAGGAGCAGTGACGTCAACAGCGGAGGATGTGACGTTGATCAAGTGTGTTCTTATTGGGGAGGCATCTTTAAGTCAACCTACATCCGATCCGACCAGAGCAAGGCAGGAGTGTGTGGACGCCATGATGAGAAAGACTAGAATAATGTATGGAAATGGAGTTGATGGAATGCgtagattgtatgagagactgtatgatgaAGATGAGTGCACTGCttgtattattaagtttttaagtcGGGATTATCGGCTGAAGGTGATGGTGGACTTTGAATCTAAGtacattggaaggatgaaggagaaggttgtgCGATTAGATGGGTCTCAGGGGAATGGGAGTGGAATTGCTagtttttgtgattttgagagtgagactGTATATTTGGGTGCAGAGGATTGTTCTGGTGATTGGGAGAATGCTGTATGTCGTAGGTTAGCATGGGCCCTCTCACAATTAtccctaaaattagtttttgataatgaggggaggccatatagcaagggagatgtggaacgagagcgagagtggatgagggctctagaggagttggaggagaggaggaagagggtaGGGGGATTAGATTTTAATATCGATTATGCATTGCTTGGGAAGACACTGAAGGCAAAGGTATGTTGGCTGGCGGCAGCTGTCCCTTGGATTATCGCTTTGTATGGATCCACAAGAGGAAGAGACATGCTGCAGAAGAATTAccatctcctcctctctctctattctaACAATGTGATAGGAACACTTCTAGCCAGTGCAAAG